In Primulina eburnea isolate SZY01 chromosome 14, ASM2296580v1, whole genome shotgun sequence, the following proteins share a genomic window:
- the LOC140812967 gene encoding LOW QUALITY PROTEIN: probable receptor-like protein kinase At2g21480 (The sequence of the model RefSeq protein was modified relative to this genomic sequence to represent the inferred CDS: inserted 1 base in 1 codon; deleted 2 bases in 2 codons), with translation MENAYPRRCIADLRHPTLYSAVAILLVLSTFVSNAVVSTHAARINAPAKSDSFTPPDNYLLDCGSSAATTLPGKRVFLSDLETSNYLSNNGLDLKVSAPATASPPSPSPIYLSAKVFETEATYTFHVARPGWHWVRLHFAPVPNNEKDLQNTKFKVKTSNNLVLVHEFQLPENRTWEFREYLVNVTTERFSLTFEPSQGGLAYINAIEFVSAPDILIGDVATAISPKSDYSGLMKNAYQTVYRLNVGGPVITAQNDTLGRAWDSDEPYLEPKVVGSDVSVDPSVITYPEGESXLIAPPVVYATATQMATPNIQVPNFNITWKMKIDTSFQYLVRLHFADIVSKSPNDLYFNVYINGKPSITGLDLSTEAGGLTAAYYADFVLNSSMVTGLDPLTVQVGPMGENAGTKNALLNGLEVLKMNNSVGSLDGEFGVNGEKADGNNQVKGTVAAVGFAMMFGAFVGLGAMAVKWQKRPQDWQKRNSFSSWLLPVHAGDTSFMSSSKTSLGSRKSQFFSSTTGLGRYFSFYELQEATKNWDPSAIIGVGGFGNVYLGVIDDGTKVAVKRGNPQSEQGLNEFQTEIQMLSKLRHRHLVSLIGYCDENSEMILVYEFMSNGPFRDHLYGKNLTPISWKQRLEICIGAARGLHYLHTGAAQGIIHRDVKTTNILLDDNFIAKMADFGLSKDVNTEQTHVSTAVKGSFGYLDPEYFRKQQLTDKSDVYSFGVVLLEALCTRPAIDPSLPREQVNLAEWAMQWKRKGLLEKIIDPTLVGHINPESMYKLAEAAEKCLAEYGVDRPTMGDVLWNLESALQLQENWSHGKNGEENGSFSTPASPPIVMPTPPAVSATDNRSNSTPEAGKSSAEVQVIDEHSGTAMFAQFAALNGR, from the exons ATGGAAAACGCATATCCACGGCGGTGTATCGCCGATCTCCGCCACCCGACACTGTATTCCGCCGTGGCAATCCTCCTGGTTCTTTCAACATTCGTGTCAAACGCTGTCGTCTCAACCCACGCCGCAAGAATCAACGCCCCTGCGAAATCAGACTCGTTCACCCCACCGGACAATTACCTGCTAGACTGCGGCAGCTCCGCCGCCACAACCCTTCCCGGAAAACGAGTTTTCCTCAGCGATTTAGAAACCAGCAACTACTTATCCAACAACGGCCTCGATCTCAAAGTCTCCGCCCCGGCCACAGCT TCCCCACCGTCCCCCTCTCCGATTTACCTCTCCGCCAAAGTCTTCGAGACCGAAGCCACGTACACTTTCCATGTCGCCCGACCCGGCTGGCATTGGGTCCGGCTCCACTTCGCCCCCGTCCCAAACAACGAAAAGGACCTGCAAAACACTAAATTCAAAGTAAAAACCAGCAACAACCTCGTACTGGTCCACGAATTCCAGCTCCCCGAAAATCGAACGTGGGAATTCAGAGAATACCTCGTCAATGTAACCACCGAGCGTTTCTCTCTAACGTTCGAGCCTTCTCAAGGCGGCTTGGCTTACATAAACGCTATCGAGTTCGTTTCAGCA CCGGACATTTTGATCGGAGATGTGGCCACCGCTATATCTCCCAAGAGCGATTACTCGGGGCTGATGAAAAATGCATATCAGACGGTGTATCGGCTCAATGTCGGCGGCCCCGTGATCACGGCTCAAAACGACACGTTAGGAAGAGCATGGGACTCGGATGAGCCGTACCTAGAGCCGAAAGTCGTCGGGAGCGACGTATCTGTGGACCCGAGCGTGATAACGTATCCTGAGGGTGAGT CGCTGATTGCGCCGCCGGTGGTTTACGCCACCGCTACCCAGATGGCGACGCCAA ATATCCAGGTTCCCAATTTCAACATCACATGGAAAATGAAAATTGATACTTCGTTCCAATATCTGGTTCGACTACACTTTGCAGACATAGTGAGCAAATCTCCTAATGACCTGTACTTTAATGTATATATCAATGGTAAGCCAAGCATCACCGGGCTCGATTTATCCACGGAAGCAGGCGGATTAACAGCAGCCTATTATGCTGATTTCGTACTAAACTCCTCCATGGTCACGGGTTTGGACCCATTGACAGTTCAAGTCGGACCGATGGGAGAAAATGCCGGTACCAAAAACGCACTTCTCAATGGCCTAGAGGTCTTGAAGATGAACAATTCTGTTGGAAGTCTTGATGGAGAATTTGGTGTGAATGGGGAAAAGGCAGATGGTAATAACCAAGTTAAAGGAACAGTAGCAGCCGTTGGATTTGCTATGATGTTTGGTGCGTTCGTTGGATTGGGTGCAATGGCTGTGAAATGGCAAAAAAGACCACAAGATTGGCAGAAAAGGAACAGTTTCTCTTCTTGGTTGTTACCAGTTCATGCAGGGGATACAAGCTTTATGTCGAGTAGTAAGACTTCATTAGGGTCTCGAAAAAGCCAGTTCTTTTCATCTACTACTGGTTTAGGCAGGTACTTTTCTTTTTATGAGTTGCAAGAAGCCACCAAGAATTGGGATCCCAGTGCGATTATAGGCGTTGGAGGATTCGGGAATGTTTATCTTGGAGTGATCGACGATGGCACGAAAGTCGCGGTGAAACGAGGCAACCCGCAATCGGAGCAAGGGCTCAACGAGTTCCAAACTGAGATTCAGATGCTTTCGAAACTAAGGCATCGTCATCTGGTCTCGTTGATTGGTTATTGCGACGAAAACTCGGAGATGATTCTCGTGTACGAGTTCATGTCGAATGGACCATTCAGAGACCACCTGTACGGTAAGAACTTGACACCTATATCGTGGAAACAAAGACTCGAAATCTGTATTGGGGCAGCTAGGGGACTACATTACCTTCACACCGGTGCTGCACAAGGGATCATTCACCGCGATGTGAAAACAACCAATATTTTGTTGGACGACAACTTCATCGCCAAGATGGCTGATTTCGGGCTGTCTAAGGACGTAAACACGGAGCAAACACACGTCAGCACGGCAGTGAAGGGTAGTTTCGGGTACTTGGACCCCGAGTACTTCCGGAAGCAGCAGCTTACGGATAAATCAGATGTGTACTCATTTGGCGTTGTCCTCTTGGAGGCGTTGTGCACACGTCCCGCCATCGACCCTTCCTTACCCAGAGAGCAAGTGAACTTAGCAGAGTGGGCGATGCAGTGGAAGAGAAAAGGGCTATTAGAGAAGATCATCGATCCAACATTGGTAGGTCATATCAATCCCGAGTCGATGTACAAACTTGCTGAAGCTGCCGAGAAATGCTTAGCGGAATACGGGGTCGACAGGCCGACTATGGGGGATGTGCTGTGGAATTTGGAGTCCGCTTTGCAGCTGCAAGAGAACTGGTCACATGGTAAAAATGGCGAAGAAAACGGGTCTTTTTCGACCCCAGCTTCTCCTCCTATCGTTATGCCTACTCCTCCTGCTGTTTCTGCCACAGATAACAGGTCAAATTCTACACCGGAGGCTGGAAAAAGCTCTGCTGAAGTTCAAGTCATCGATGAACATTCTGGAACTGCTATGTTTGCCCAATTTGCTGCACTCAATGGCCGTTAA
- the LOC140811973 gene encoding bifunctional phosphatase IMPL2, chloroplastic: MHAHLLQMLSYSNFLSLHHSANNNTFSLPAFPRFLVSRRDFSLNFGSIGLNSSKMSSFDAVSVDSSVCRNHSYGVQSAGIEFDSFDLDRFADVGNQLADAAGDVIRKYFRKSFDILDKEDLSPVTIADQAAEESMVQIIQEKFPSHAIYGEEKGWRCNEEVADYVWVLDPIDGTKSFITGKPLFGTLIALLHEGRPILGIIDQPVLRERWIGLRGRKSTLNGQEISTRNCSQLSKAYLYTTSPHLFSGDAEVAFTRVRSKVKVPLYGCDCYAYALLSSGYVDLVIESGLKPYDFLPLIPVIEGAGGVITDWKGNQLHWEASANSPATSFNVMAAGDKKVHQESLDVLQWH; the protein is encoded by the exons ATGCACGCTCATCTTCTTCAAATGCTCTCCTACTCTAATTTTCTCTCTCTACACCATTCTGCAAACAATAATACATTCTCCCTTCCCGCATTTCCGCGATTTCTGGTCTCTCGTCGTGATTTTTCCCTAAATTTTGGCTCGATTGGGTTGAATTCAAGTAAAATGTCGTCATTTGATGCTGTTTCCGTTGATTCCTCTGTTTGTAGGAATCATAGTTACGGCGTTCAGAGTGCGGGTATTGAATTCGACAGTTTTGACCTGGATCGCTTCGCTGACGTCGGCAATCAGCTTGCTGACGCCGCAGGGGATGTCATCCGCAAATATTTTCGGAAAAGCTTTGACATTCTGGACAAAGAGGATTTGA GTCCTGTGACGATTGCTGATCAAGCTGCAGAGGAGTCTATGGTTCAAATTATTCAAGAGAAATTTCCTTCTCATGCAAT atatgGAGAGGAGAAAGGATGGAGGTGCAACGAAGAGGTTGCGGACTATGTTTGGGTTTTGGATCCGATAGATGGAACAAAAAGTTTTATAACTG gTAAACCCTTATTTGGAACTTTAATTGCTCTACTCCATGAAGGTAGACCG ATCCTCGGCATTATTGACCAACCCGTTCTGAGAGAAAGATGGATTGGCTTAAGAGGAAGGAAATCTACTTTGAATGGGCAGGAAATCTCCACTCGCAACTGTTCACAGCTCTCAAAGGCCTACTT GTACACAACTAGCCCACATTTATTCAGTGGAGATGCTGAAGTGGCCTTTACTCGAGTAAGGAGTAAG GTGAAAGTGCCTCTATATGGCTGTGATTGTTATGCCTATGCCTTGTTATCCTCAGGTTACGTAGATTTAGTGATAGAGTCAGGTCTCAAG CCATACGATTTCCTTCCCCTGATACCTGTGATTGAAGGTGCTGGTGGAGTTATAACTGATTGGAAAGGCAATCAACTTCACTGGGAAGCTTCTGCAAACTCACCTGCCACGA GTTTTAATGTAATGGCAGCAGGGGATAAAAAGGTTCATCAAGAATCTCTGGACGTTCTACAGTGGCACTAA